In Solenopsis invicta isolate M01_SB chromosome 13, UNIL_Sinv_3.0, whole genome shotgun sequence, one DNA window encodes the following:
- the LOC105194176 gene encoding multiple inositol polyphosphate phosphatase 1, whose protein sequence is MSRTSSVCRSYNKYYPYTGTITPYYNVYTSSEEPITLTSIPAYANHSDTWQTCPEFVRGNGLHLSRGGEIDMATLGERIRAKLTRLFDRNGVNNFEFRSTASKRGVGSMIAFVKGVFNVSLSEWLPNEAMLFSALNMTEHNTRSLISYENTWVHMEIGPGINDTLLKPYDTCAPWKEETNREMEAFVNGPEMTKVFDDVARRMKIPRIYKTEKVSLLYDICRFERTVCPIKPSPWCDMFTEDEMKALEYEEDLQFYYDAGPGDTLNSQLGCHLIRDMFERFTKLEMNQTQSRHIAKQNGVFYFAHSHMITMFLSALGIGKDSVPLTATNFRDMSNRSWRISRLVPFNANIAAVFHRCNTSEAPFRVTFYLNEYPLTLEGCKNGVCDWAQLKKKFDTIAANCTPNICRKN, encoded by the exons ATGTCCAGGACTTCTAGTGTTTGTCGTTCCTACAACAAATATTATCCCTACACTGGCACCATAACACCGTATTATAACGTTTATACCTCTAGCGAAGAACCTATAACTCTAACGA GCATACCTGCGTACGCAAATCATTCAGACACTTGGCAGACCTGTCCCGAGTTTGTCCGCGGAAATGGATTGCATTTGTCAAGAGGGGGTGAAATAGACATGGCGACGCTTGGCGAAAGAATCAGAGCGAAATTGACGAGGCTTTTCGATAGGAATGGGGTGAACAATTTCGAG TTTAGATCAACGGCATCGAAACGAGGTGTCGGCAGCATGATAGCCTTTGTAAAGGGAGTTTTTAACGTTAGCCTCTCAGAATGGTTGCCTAACGAAGCTATGCtg TTTAGCGCGCTGAACATGACAGAACACAACACTCGTTCACTAATTTCCTATGAAAATACGTGGGTGCACATGGAAATAGGGCCGGGTATCAATGACACTTTGTTGAAG CCTTACGACACTTGCGCGCCTTGGAAGGAAGAAACTAACAGGGAAATGGAGGCGTTTGTTAACGGTCCGGAAATGACGAAAGTTTTCGACGACGTTGCTCGCCGTATGAAAATCCCGAGAATCTATAAGACAG AGAAAGTGTCTCTATTATACGACATATGCCGCTTCGAAAGAACCGTGTGCCCAATCAAACCGTCGCCCTGGTGCGACATGTTCACCGAGGACGAGATGAAGGCCTTGGAGTACGAGGAAGATCTCCAGTTTTACTATGACGCCGGCCCGGGGGACACACTCAACAGCCAACTTGGATGTCACCTTATCCGGGACATGTTCGAACGTTTCAC GAAACTGGAGATGAATCAAACCCAATCTCGACATATCGCCAAGCAAAACGGCGTGTTCTACTTCGCTCATTCGCATATGATAACGATGTTCCTCAGCGCGTTGGGAATCGGCAAGGACTCCGTGCCGCTTACGGCCACGAATTTCCGAGACATGAGTAATAGAAGTTGGAGGATTTCTAGATTGGTGCCGTTTAACGCGAATATCGCGGCAGTTTTCCACAG GTGCAACACGAGCGAGGCTCCCTTCCGCGTCACCTTCTACTTAAACGAATATCCCTTGACTCTTGAAGGCTGCAAAAACGGAGTCTGCGACTGGGCGCAGCTGAAGAAGAAGTTCGATACTATTGCGGCTAATTGCACCCCAAACATTTGTCGAAAAAATTAA
- the LOC105194175 gene encoding multiple inositol polyphosphate phosphatase 1, which yields MWARLWFFISLIWLTQNVVFGIPGSCANYIYPLTNNENTYPYTGTETPYNLVHINTETTMTIPNCKPMQIWMLNKHGAQYPNEYMLRQIVNFTSKMRHNFLYLMKKIYSGQPMESIPLYARIQKNWQTCPEFVNGRARNLSSRGKKDMVSLGERIRAKLATLFNEDVRKSFKFRSTATEHTATSMLSFINGAFNQGYKLHKPKKFESWNVTQYLTMKSFDGASSDTVLKFEIVPAIHDTLLKLYANCGTWNNFDNKEVQAFATTEMAKIFDDVFRDLQLPSEYNKNVMATIYNTCRYERAVCPDKPSPWCDVFTIDEMKALEYQYDLSSYYFVGPGRQINRQLGCHPIRDMLQHFTKLERANSDEPRGVFYFAESQMLSLFLTALGVGEDSVPLTAANYRYSGNRSWRISRLVPSSANFAAVFHRCYSNDNPFKVTFYLNENPLPLEGCENGVCNWTQLKKKLGEIANKCSTRVCQEKFFPNFELFGIH from the exons ATGTGGGCGAGATTGTGGTTCTTCATTTCCCTGATATGGCTGACGCAAAACGTGGTGTTTGGTATTCCCGGATCCTGCGCCAATTACATTTATCCTTTAACAAACAACGAGAACACTTATCCTTACACAGGCACCGAGACACCGTATAATCTCGTTCATATAAATACCGAAACAACCATGACTATACCGA ACTGCAAACCGATGCAGATATGGATGTTAAATAAACACGGGGCGCAGTATCCGAACGAGTACATGCTGAGACAAATCGTAAACTTCACGAGCAAAATGCGCCACAACTTCCTctatttgatgaaaaaaatatactcaGGACAGCCGATGGAGT CCATACCTTTGTACGCAAGGATTCAAAAGAATTGGCAGACTTGCCCTGAGTTTGTCAATGGCAGAGCAAGAAATTTATCATCGCGGGGTAAAAAGGACATGGTGTCGCTCGGCGAAAGAATCAGAGCGAAATTGGCAACGCTTTTCAACGAGGACGTGAGAAAAAGTTTCAAG TTTAGATCAACGGCTACAGAACACACTGCCACCAGCATGTTGTCTTTCATAAACGGAGCCTTCAATCAAGggtataaattacataaaccTAAGaag TTCGAATCGTGGAACGTAACACAATATTTAACCATGAAATCCTTTGATGGAGCTTCGAGTGATACGGTGCTCAAATTTGAAATAGTGCCGGCTATCCATGACACTTTGTTGAAG CTGTACGCTAATTGCGGGACTTGGAACAATTTCGATAACAAAGAGGTACAGGCGTTTGCTACCACGGAAATGGCGAAAATTTTCGACGATGTCTTTCGAGACTTACAGCTCCCAAGTGAATATAACAAAA atgTGATGGCTACGATATACAACACTTGTCGCTACGAGCGAGCTGTGTGCCCGGACAAACCGTCGCCCTGGTGCGACGTGTTCACCATCGACGAGATGAAGGCCCTCGAGTACCAATATGATCTCTCGTCTTACTATTTCGTCGGTCCAGGCAGGCAGATCAACCGCCAGCTCGGATGTCATCCCATCCGGGACATGCTTCAGCACTTTAC GAAATTGGAGAGAGCAAATAGCGATGAGCCAAGAGGCGTGTTTTACTTCGCCGAGTCGCAAATGCTATCGCTGTTTCTCACCGCGTTGGGAGTTGGCGAGGACTCCGTGCCGCTTACGGCCGCGAATTATCGATACTCGGGTAACAGAAGTTGGAGAATCTCCCGGTTGGTACCGTCTTCCGCGAATTTTGCGGCGGTCTTTCACAG atgCTACTCGAACGATAATCCCTTCAAAGTCACCTTCTACCTAAACGAGAATCCTTTACCTCTCGAAGGCTGCGAGAACGGAGTCTGCAATTGGACGCAGCTGAAGAAGAAGTTGGGTGAAATTGCGAACAAGTGCAGCACGAGAGTATGTCAAGAAAAATTCTTTCCAAATTTCGAACTGTTTGGCATCCATTAG